CAACCTATAAGCCCATCCCCTCTGCCCACCTACTCTCCCTCAGCCCACAGAATCTTCCCCAACATGCAGTAACCCAACCAAGCAACCTCCTCCACCAGTGGTATCGACACCAAGGGAAAGTGTGACTGGACAGTTAGTTTCAAATAAATGTATTCAAACATAGACGAAATTACAATTAAAGCAAGTACACTTAGGGAAAGAACAAATGAGGACAATCCAAGTGTAATAGCATTCACTTAAAGCAAATTGACAAGCATCATAACAAATGTAGTGTTTTCCCAGGGCCTGTAatatggaaagggggggggggggaggagtagtGGCCCCTACTGATACAAAAAGGACTGAAGTTTCTAGGAAATGGATATCCTTGTCTgccaggggttcagagactacataacagacgctatgacaatgggaggaccaaagaTAGTAGTcatagtaatatataacccttcaTTAAATGACAGGAGACTCAGGCAAGAGTATTACAGAAACAGCATAGTAGTTACTACTACAATAGAAAGTGGAGCCTCTGATACCTATAGAAATTGATCGTGGCTTCTAATCATAGGAAACTTCAACCATGGATGTTTGAACAAAGAACTGCATGGAGAACAGAGACAAGAAGAGCTAAACTAATGGATGTGGCAATAAGAACGGTCTTCAACCAGTGTGTCAATTGACGCACATGAATGAAAGGTAATGACGAACAAGCTAGAATTTAGTTTAAGCGATTTAGATATAAGGAAAATCAACTTATTCCTAACATATAAGTGATCACTTTGTGATTACTTATTctccatgggaatgagtgaccacaatgtattgttgtttgaatatctggtAGAGGTAAGTATAACTTACTCGAAGAAAACAAAGGCTTGCATACCGAAAGGAAAATTACGAGGAGATACGAAAATCCCTAATAGAAATACCAGggcaacagagctcagaggatagGCTGCACAAGACGTGATTGAATACGTCACCCAGAACTGTAAAAGGGGCAGCGTTTGTACCAGTCCAAAAGAAAAAACACAAAATACAAATGAGAAACGCGTGGTTTATTCAGGGATGTAAGGTGGCAAAAAATTAACTTAGTTCAACGTCATGTAGTGACCTTGTACAAAGCAGAACAGAGGGAGATACAAGAAGGCaaagaatgagtacctcagaagcAGAAgcagagaagagaagcagagagacaataAGAATTACATAGCAAATAAAGCAAAGATAATCAGAATTGCTACACAGTCACTTCATGAGGAAAaaccagtgaaggaacaggtaatgaaactaaaaataggggcTAACAGGTTCACTGAGAATGACAAGGAGTGGTgcaaggaactcaacaagagatttcaggaggtcttcacaagagACCAAGGAAAAGTTCCTTAACTAATAGAGGGGACACCTAACCAAGCACCACTAGAGAAACTTAAGATTACCAATCAAGAGGTAAGCTTGAAtttgatgtgacaaaggctgttagcCCAGATGAAATCTCGCTATGGATACTAAAAAAAGAGAGCAAAAACACTATGCTTACCTCTCTCAATGGTAACAGTTCACTGGTAACAGAACCATAAAATATTTGAAAGACAGCAAATATCGTCCCGGTATACAAAACGAGAGACAGATAAGAAACAGTACCTACAGGCTAGTGCTCCTAACTTTCTTATCATGCAAGGTGTTGGAAAAAGAGTGTGAGAAAAATTAATAGagaatctggagagaaggaactttgtaacaccatcagcatgggttcagaggtgACAAATCTTGCCTCACATGTTTAATAGATTTAAATTAGACAAGAGAGAATGGTGAGCAGATTGCATTTTTTTTGCCTGCCAGAAAACCATTGACACAGTATTCCATAAGAGAGCAGTGCATAAGTTGAGGAAGAAGGCAGGAGTTACAGGGATTTTACTCGAGTGGATAAGGCAAAACCAAAGCATCAGAAGACGGTGAGGTACTGTGAGGCGTGAAATCTCAGAGTAGCGAGATGTtataagtggagtcccacagggttcagtccttggacctatcctgtataTCATAAATGTAAACGATCTTTCAGAAGGAATAAACTCTTCGAGAAGGAATAAACTCTTCGAGAAGGAATAAACTTTCAATATTTACTGATGATGTGAAAAATAATGAGGAGGATTATGGCAGAGGATAACAGCATGGGGCTCCAAGATGACTTGGACAAAGtgaaggaagagacagagagaaagattaatGGTGTCAACTAAAAATGTACCAAACACTCCGTAGCAGTTTGTGTCGTGGAACTTGAAGCATAGATAATATTGTGTCGTGGAACTTGAAGCATAGATAATATTGTGTCGTGGAACTTGAAGCATAGATAATATTGTGTCGTGGAACTTGAAGCATAGATAATATTGTGTCGTGGAACATAAAACATAGATAATATTGTTCCTTCCTATATTGTTCAAATGATAAACAAAATCTCTCAGAATGAAGAGCAGTCGatgaaaaataattattttgaacTTTTTCACATTTTGTAAATAAAAATAGACTTTATTTTCCATACTTCATGAGGTAATATTATTAGCCTTATTGTAATAGCATGAGATTTTGACTATATATTAATCATAACTGAGTATTATAAAGTTGCCATATGCCGACAGTATTGTACAACCCATTCTGGCCCCACGTGAAGATGGCGTGGAAGAACAAGGACCATCCCAACATGCATTTTCTCTTTTATGAAGACCTGAAAACTGACGTAATGAAAGAACTAAGAACTCTGAATGAGTTCTTGGGTACCCGCCTCACCCAGCAACAACTTGATAATGTAAGTCTACTGAACTTTGTTTGGTTACTAAGCAGAGTTGTTATTATGGTACAGGAAAATGTTTTATGTTATTACATGTTATTTTATATGACTCTCGATTTTATTAGTGTTTAGCACAGTGTGCTTTGGGCAGTTTCAGGCCTCTATATTTCCTCATAGATGTGAGGTAGTTAGTGACACTGGGATGAGAAGTTGTAGCTTGAGAATATGAGTGTTAGGAGAGTAAAATGTTGATGAAGTGTTATGTTGAAGCATCATGCCAGGAAGTGGCATGATGCAACCTTCGTTTACAGGGAACTTGTCTCTCACAAACATTACATTCTATTAGACTCTGAGAAAGAAATACATTTGTCCAATTATACCTAAACCACCAGGTACTGGTATATAGTGACAGGTGTCACCTGAGCCGCCTGGAAGACACGGGGTGGACACAGCTGTTCTCTCTCAACCATAGTGTAAAAATACTGTACATTTGCGAACGTTTAACAGCATAGGGATCTAAATGTCCTGAACTCCACTGTAAGAAACTTTAACAGTAGAGAGGAGGGATGGAGATTCTTATTCAGGTCCAGCTTGTAGAGTATTTGTTAGGTCAATTAATGGAGAGTCTCAGTTCAGGTCCAACGATGGTAAGTCTTTGTCAAATTCAGAGATAGTGAGTTTTAGTGAGGTCCTGAAAAGGAGTCTTAGGTACAATGATGGAGAGTCTATGGATGAAGAATCCAATCAGATCTATGGATGTTCAGGGATTGGTAGTTTTAATTAGTTcatggggtggagattactagTCACGCTGAGTTACTTcatggggtggagattactagccacgttgagttacttcatggggtggagattactagcCACGTTGAGTTTGTTCATGGGATGGAGATTACTAGCCACGTTGAGTTACTTCATGGGGTGGAAATTACTAGTCACGTTGAGTTACTTcatggggtggagattactagccacgttgagttacttcatggggtggagattactagtcacgttgagttacttcatgggggtggagattactagccacgttgagttactttatggggtggagattactagccacgttgagtttgttcatggggtggagattactagccacgttgagttagttcatggggtggagattactagccacgttgagttagttcatggggtggagattactagTCACGTTGAGTTACTTCATGGGATGGAGAttactgtgggatatttgggcttgattctgattaattaataattaaagtagtaaattaaattacgaaggaccacccgcttttaaagtaaagagggaaactgagaatttctgatcattaaataattcctagatgaaaccagtaactatggatataactagaaatcatgatcataagattaattaatgggctgtattattaaaagaaacaaagcctcaaacacctacgttggggggttattactgggtttaagtacgtccaggaatcagtgtggttcgttcactaattcaattaataataatctaatcctataaaataatacTGAATacaatatcattcacataaagaagaatatgaatatgagcataataatgagttacagtaaatcacacattaatatcaaaacattctgaataaatcaaattgcaaaggaatggataaaaaggaaataaatcttagcttgaagcagattcctttagataaccatagaagtcctcttaatctccagatccggtacactgacgaatggtacggttcaacatggagaaggcagcatgaggaattcttctctcgggctgcaagataaataactaccagtagcaattgatttaactactcaatttatattcaaaaatgttaagatttacagatgaaatgctaatcacctgttattaggtgttatcccgcttcataacgaacaatcaccctgctattatcagacctgtaaatgatgcatcaaataaaggagtacttagctgtgggcactgtataagtattaagattattTATTTTCGtattttcgcatcccaggctccggtgaacctatcctggatagtgatgcgcttcaagttggctgatcacgtgtcgtcaggaaaaaaatcaaggggtcccttatttaacaccagcactagttgaagatattatctgcaaggtcattcacgcctcacagtggcggctttcatctgaggatggatcacacctgtcctatttgctggacaatggcgtcttttatgagtacggtaagcgcagctttgcctcctttcggctctgcacgtgtccgcgtactgaggaggatggcgtccctccaacccacgccgagtcgacgttcataacacaaattattgtctcgaacattcatatttctcgcattcgcgcttaaaactttaaagactggacgggtttattatttagaggaacaaattattaatatttactaatttaagaatagtaaatatataagggagaggaattaatgtctccccatggcattcattgatgacgttaactctatcgcgaggtagacgctatgattctaacgctctattcggcttttagttagagaacaattcgtctgcaatcagttgtcatacagaatgctttaattatggagaatcgtatttaattctcacacaaattggatataatgtgtttactgtaatgaaatctgacgcaatactggcgtcaggtgacgtgagaattctagcctactgcacagatgaaatattagtacatgagaattctacgagttgttaactttacttactacaatatttagtatggttagtaataagtaatgagaatacaacaatgctgtattcggtgttggaaatatccaacaattaCTAGCCACGTTGAGTTAGTTCATGGGGGTGGAGATTACTAGTCACGTTGAGTTACTTCATGGGATGGAGATTACTAGCCACGTTGAGTTAGTTCACAGGGTGGAGATTACTAGTCACGTTGAGTTACTTcatggggtggagattactagTCACGTTGAGTTACTTCATGGGATGGAGATTACTAGCCACGTTGAGTTTGTTCATGGGGTGGAAATTACTAGTCACGTTGAGTTACTTcatggggtggagattactagccacgttgagttacttcatggggtggagattactagTCACGTTGAGTTAGTTcatggggtggagattactagccacgttgagttacttcatggggtggagattactagTCACGCTGAGTTACTTcatggggtggagattactagccacgttgagttacttcatggggtggagattactagccacgttgagtttgttcatggggtggagattactagcCACGTTGAGTTAGTTCATGGGGTGGCGATTACTAGTCACGTTGAGTTACTTCATGGGGGTGGAGATTACTAGCCACGTTGAGTTACCTcatggggtggagattactagTCACGTTGAGTTTGTTcatggggtggagattactagccacgttgagttagttcatggggtggagattactagTCACGTTGAGGTACTTCATGGGATGGAGATTACTAGCCACGTTCTGGGACTGGGTCAAGTTAGTTCGTGATCAAGTACTAAGGTCAACTCAGGTTGACATTACCTGAGTCTTAGTCAAGTTCAGGTAATGAGAAAGTTGGTGAGGTCCAATGATGGAGAGTGGTAGTCAGGTGTACtaatgtattaattcattattaattattattcattattattaactaataataACGAATGATATATATTGCACCAATGAGGCAGGATTAGCTCTCAGGGTGTCTTGGAACACTTTATCTTAACAATAATTATATCAGTCTAAACATGATATAATGATGATAGTTAAATTATTTGAGTTTTATTGTAGAAGTAAAGATTATTTTTAGTAATTTATTCATTGTTTTTTCTAGGTGATCGAGCACACATCTTTCTCATCAATGAAAAATAGGAGCATTAAAAATCCTGAAATTTATTTGAGCGCTCAGAAGAAGAAAGACGGCTTCTTTAGGAAAGGTGAGTTGCATTGTCCTGACTCATTGTTGACTACActgtcatgtactcacctagttatgcttgcaggggttgagctctggctctttggtcccgcctctcaactgccaatatattggtgtacatattcctgagcttcTCCATCTATGccggaagggagccggtcggccgagcggacagtacgctggacttgtgatcctgtggttctggcttcgatcccaggcgctggcgagaaacaatgggcagagtttctttcaccctatgcccctgttacctagcagtaaaataggtacctgggtgttagtcagttgtcacaggctgcttcctgggggtggaggcctggtcgaggaccgggccgcggggacactaaaagccccgaaatcatctccagataacctccagatgccatatctatatttgaaactatgtatggagtcagcatccaccacatcacttcctagggtGAACAGGGGTGTAATGAAAATGCTAAGAAAAGAATAATGATTTAAttggtgagggtatcattggcatgcaggaacatgacaaagttgacgcccttgctaaggctgcagtaaataaagacagtatcgaactgaatcttgagttatcaaataggtcccttaaaagtgtcattagacgagaactcctggatgaatttgaagaaagtagaactgtgcaaactaGCAGGTCCATAGTTCATCACTATGAAATGTgtcaagtaaaacatgtgtatggggcaagtaacaaagtcagtagacttacagatgttgtcacagctcgtataagacttggctacaagtatctctggcagttcggcttgtatagggatctagatgaagtaaagtgtaaagtgtgtggacaaagaccgggccacacactccaacactatatcttggattgtagtgaaattgagccatttagagataaatctaagctcactctgtatgatatggcaacctatcttattaccatggataaattacctgaaatccttgcactgtatccatatttcgcttccagtagatgaacgacatataggattcagaaacaagtagtgtattgtgaggactaataataaacagaagcacccctacgactctgtaatatccccattggtcaaactattatgtattagcgataagacctaccattaatgtatgatgacttaatgtaaatatatagctcttgaaatagcactttctctgaaaCTTGTAACTATTGtaactgacattgtaactataaggtgtgaaggatagatgaaattgtttatgtaataatctaagatgaggtctgataaagaccttttctgccctttgtaatgcttttgcgctaccgctcacaggatgagtatgggatgcacaataaactagccgccttcggcggcaacaataaaaaaaacaaCAATCAGGTATAGGGTGAAGGAGGTAGAGAAagggtgagggaggagtgaggaagTAGTAAGGGAGTAGCGGGGTTGGTCAGGAAGAGTGATAAGAGGGGGGAGTAAGGCAGGAGTGGTCAGGTAAAAGggaaagttagagggaggaagatATTGGGATCATTGGGGGAAGTAGAAATTAGAGAAGAGTTGAAAGTAGAAGGTAGAAGCATAAGGGTAGATAGTAGAAAGTGAAGTAGAAAAGATAGACGTAGAGGTAGAAAGGGCTGCTACCATCCATTCTagttcattacatacaagacaaggaatggaactcgtCTGTACTTTAAGCTGTTATCAATGTTACTTTAGCATGTATAAACTGGAATCATGTATCTTGTTCCATGCAAGATTCCTTAAGGCAATAAACTCATGAGTGTTCTACGCTTAATTTGCAATATATCAGAAAATCCAAGATCTAGGGAACACAATTAAAGTCAGATTAAAAAGTAAGTTAATCAAGTATATTTAACATGATAAGATTCATAATTCAAGCAATTTTCCTTAATGTTGACACTGTCCAGATTAATAACCAAtgtg
Above is a window of Procambarus clarkii isolate CNS0578487 unplaced genomic scaffold, FALCON_Pclarkii_2.0 HiC_scaffold_436, whole genome shotgun sequence DNA encoding:
- the LOC138361512 gene encoding sulfotransferase 1E1-like, with amino-acid sequence MAWKNKDHPNMHFLFYEDLKTDVMKELRTLNEFLGTRLTQQQLDNVIEHTSFSSMKNRSIKNPEIYLSAQKKKDGFFRKGETGDWKNHLSPEMDQQMNLWIENNSTDITFR